From a region of the Sesamum indicum cultivar Zhongzhi No. 13 linkage group LG3, S_indicum_v1.0, whole genome shotgun sequence genome:
- the LOC105157202 gene encoding protein EXECUTER 2, chloroplastic yields MAVANAWATGRTAVPPPQLRPPSSSSFSTDTLNHFFKKKFSLNLPNKSLARRSRNSKLSCRCSNNLDDDKNYSDCGSNNVTSSSSSSSSACSSSSSSADWDWNRWTRHFSEIEQAENYASVLKFQLEDAIENEDFQEAAKLKIAIAEATSKDCIAEIMSQLKIAIDEERYHDASRLCRSTASGLVGWWVGYSKDSDDPFGRLIRITPGTGRFIGKSYSPRQLVTSSPGTPLFEIFVVKDANETYNMQVVFLKQLRGNSANSSSSSDKSTKGPSTSETENASVVDVKLEGSEVEKGEGKNIDLEGAAEEGIKSVINFLKEKIPELKVKVMRVDVTENINEDTVKQFIEEDNENTTSKDTEEEVTDMGNNQPDRVAAQGDNDVMEDENNLDMKLYIGGVVHNKEDTPSKDEFVRVPADIENMERDSFVLHIPKSYQDNDTEENVAARVKVAAIAAQGVSELMPPEVAKAFWSSDKVSPKVSRDVREIVKLAVSQAQKRNRLSEYTNFSRIITSKGDLDPFDGLYVGAFGPYGTEVVQLKRKYGNWNVNNDEKSSDMEFFEYVEAVKLTGDLNVPAGQVTFRAKIGKGSRLANRGLYPHELGVVASYRGQGRIAEFGFRNPKWVEGELLQMNGKGLGPYVKGADLGFLYVVPEQSFLVLFNRLKLPD; encoded by the exons ATGGCGGTGGCTAACGCCTGGGCTACGGGACGTACCGCCGT CCCGCCGCCGCAGCTCCGTCCtccctcttcctcctcttttTCCACTGACACCCTGAATCATTTTTTCAAGAAGAAGTTCTCTCTCAATTTGCCCAATAAGTCTCTCGCCAGAAGAAGCAGGAATTCTAAGCTGTCCTGCCGGTGCAGCAATAATCTTGATGACGATAAGAATTACAGTGACTGTGGCAGCAATAATGtcacttcttcttcttcttcttcttcctcggCTTGTTCGTCCTCATCGTCCTCTGCGGATTGGGATTGGAATAGGTGGACCCGCCATTTTTCGGAGATTGAGCAGGCTGAAAATTATGCCTCTGTTCTAAAG TTTCAACTAGAAGATGCAATAGAGAATGAAGACTTCCAGGAAGCTGCTAAGTTGAAAATAGCGATTGCAGAGGCAACATCAAAAGATTGTATTGCTGAAATTATGTCACAGTTGAAG ATTGCAATTGATGAAGAACGTTACCATGATGCTTCAAGATTATGCCGAAGTACAGCAAGTGGGCTG GTTGGTTGGTGGGTTGGCTACTCAAAGGATTCAGATGATCCTTTTGGGAGATTAATTCGGATTACTCCAGGAACAGGCAGATTTATTGGCAAAAGTTATAGTCCAAG GCAGTTGGTCACATCATCTCCTGGAACTCCactatttgaaatatttgtggTTAAAGATGCCAACGAGACATATAACATGCAG GTTGTATTTCTAAAACAACTTAGAGGTAATTCAGCAAATTCAAGTTCTTCATCTGATAAATCCACCAAGGGGCCATCAACAAGTGAAACTGAGAATGCATCTGTGGTTGACGTTAAGCTAGAAGGGAGTGAAGTTGAAAAGGGCGAAGGGAAGAACATTGACTTGGAAGGAGCTGCTGAAGAAGGAATAAAaagtgtgataaattttcttaaagaaaaaatcccAGAATTAAAGGTTAAAGTGATGAGAGTTGATGTTACTGAGAATATAAATGAGGATACTGTGAAGCAGTTTATCGAAGAAGACAATGAGAACACAACCAGCAAGGACACCGAAGAGGAAGTTACTGATATGGGTAACAATCAGCCAGATCGAGTTGCTGCACAAGGAGATAATGATGTGATGGaagatgaaaataatttagacaTGAAGCTTTACATTGGAGGGGTTGTGCATAATAAAGAGGATACTCCTAGCAAGGATGAATTTGTTCGTGTCCCAgctgatattgaaaatatggaGAGGGATTCTTTCGTGTTGCATATCCCTAAGAGCTATCAAGATAATGACACTGAAGAAAATGTTGCAGCTCGAGTTAAAGTGGCTGCAATAGCTGCCCAAGGTGTTTCTGAACTTATGCCTCCTGAAGTTGCTAAGGCATTCTGGAGTTCTGATAAAGTTTCTCCTAAG GTTTCCAGAGATGTGCGTGAAATAGTAAAGCTGGCAGTCAGTCAGGCACAGAAGCGGAACAGACTATCTGAGTACACAAATTTTAGTCGTATTATTACCTCCAAAGGTGATTTAGATCCATTTGATG GTCTTTATGTTGGTGCTTTCGGCCCCTACGGCACTGAGGTCGTACAATTAAAACGCAAGTACGGTAACTGGAATGTGAATAATGACGAGAAATCTTCTGATATGGAATTCTTTGAGTATGTAGAGGCAGTCAAGCTGACTGGGGATTTGAATGTTCCTGCTGGACAG GTAACATTTCGTGCTAAAATAGGGAAGGGTAGTCGTCTTGCGAACCGGGGACTGTACCCGCATGAACTAGGAGTG GTTGCAAGTTACAGAGGTCAAGGAAGGATTGCGGAATTTGGGTTCCGGAATCCTAAGTGGGTTGAGGGCGAGCTTCTACAAATGAACGGCAAG GGTTTGGGGCCGTATGTCAAAGGTGCGGACCTTGGTTTCCTATACGTTGTCCCTGAACAAAGTTTTCTTGTGCTGTTCAATCGTCTGAAACTACCAGACTGA
- the LOC105157203 gene encoding CASP-like protein 4A3: MENQDPSDRSKKTLRRSSNSHISMSDTESTTSQVDSWHSPLRSDSPLRSDDPSFQQGNDNFGNKSNKSLVSVDKYYSPSPSPGKPNFQASSPGAGVKGWRPWPHSEKPSSRGADLPASPTAGGKGGRREKPVSQNHVKGTSPVVLGLDRLVREEPPPGVKKVGPVGSRRGAGLEEGYGGGEEDEVGGERRSRAAVANILRRSERSMAVRKAALVFRVFEAIACLVSFSVMAANKTQGWSGDSFDRYKEYRYCLAVNVIGFVYSGFQAYDLAYYLGTGKHVFSHHLHYHFAFSMDQIIAYLLISASSSAATRVMDWILNWGKDEFTLMASASIAMSFLAFIAFAFSSVISGYDLCNRES, encoded by the exons ATGGAAAATCAAGACCCCAGTGATCGTAGTAAGAAAACGCTGCGAAGAAGCAGCAACAGTCATATATCTATGTCGGACACGGAGTCAACCACCAGTCAGGTTGATTCTTGGCACTCCCCTCTTCGATCAGACTCGCCACTCCGGTCAGACGACCCTTCTTTTCAGCAGGGAAATGATAATTTCGGTAATAAAAGTAACAAATCACTTGTCTCGGTTGATAAGTACTACTCTCCTTCGCCGTCTCCCGGAAAACCCAATTTCCAGGCGAGTTCTCCGGGCGCCGGAGTAAAGGGGTGGCGCCCCTGGCCCCATTCGGAGAAGCCCAGTTCCCGGGGAGCTGATTTACCAGCTAGTCCGACTGCCGGAGGGAAGGGTGGTCGGAGAGAGAAGCCCGTCTCCCAGAATCATGTGAAGGGGACTTCTCCGGTGGTATTGGGGCTTGACAGGTTGGTGCGGGAGGAGCCTCCGCCTGGGGTGAAAAAGGTGGGGCCGGTTGGCAGCCGCCGTGGTGCTGGATTGGAGGAGGGGTACGGTGGTGGAGAGGAGGATGAGGTGGGCGGAGAGAGGCGGTCGAGGGCGGCGGTGGCAAATATATTGAGGAGGTCGGAGAGGAGCATGGCAGTAAGGAAGGCGGCGTTGGTTTTTAGAGTATTTGAGGCAATCGCGTGTTTGGTATCGTTTTCAGTCATGGCTGCGAATAAGACACAAGGTTGGAGTGGCGATTCTTTTGATCGATACAAGGAGTACAG ATATTGTCTAGCTGTAAATGTTATCGGATTTGTATATTCTGGTTTTCAAGCATACGATCTGGCTTATTATTTGGGCACGGGGAAGCATGTTTTCTCGCACCATCTACATTACCATTTTGCTTTCTCAATGGATCAG ATTATTGCTTATCTCCTAATATCAGCATCATCGTCAGCTGCTACTAGGGTCATGGATTGGATTCTTAACTGGGGCAAAGACGAGTTCACCTTGATGGCCAGTGCATCAATCGCCATGTCGTTCTTGGCTTTCATCGCCTTCGCCTTTAGCTCTGTCATATCTGGTTACGACCTCTGCAACCGGGAATCTTGA